One stretch of Streptomyces sp. 135 DNA includes these proteins:
- a CDS encoding HAD-IB family hydrolase — MPKSDSVRRPRLVFTDVDETLITCKSLFDFLDYYAAGRYGAEGARRAARVREDLRAKTTAGLPREEGNRAYYRAWRGEPVAAVEEWARRWFTERSAAEGFYVRRVAEELRAHRADGARIALVSGSFRPLLAPLAEAVGAEHVLCARPERCGRVYTGALLGAPVIGAEKRRLVRELLARYADIDPADCYGYGDDPSDLPMLDEVGHAVRVGALARG, encoded by the coding sequence ATGCCGAAGTCTGACTCCGTCCGCCGCCCCCGCCTGGTCTTCACCGACGTCGACGAGACGCTGATCACCTGCAAGAGCCTCTTCGACTTCCTCGACTACTACGCGGCCGGCCGGTACGGCGCCGAGGGAGCGCGCCGCGCGGCCCGGGTCCGCGAGGACCTGCGCGCGAAAACGACGGCCGGCCTGCCGAGGGAGGAGGGCAACCGCGCGTACTACCGGGCCTGGCGGGGCGAGCCGGTGGCGGCGGTCGAGGAGTGGGCCCGCCGCTGGTTCACCGAACGCAGCGCCGCCGAGGGCTTCTACGTACGCCGTGTCGCCGAGGAACTGCGCGCCCACCGGGCCGACGGCGCGCGCATCGCCCTGGTCTCCGGCTCGTTCCGCCCGCTCCTGGCACCCCTCGCCGAGGCGGTGGGCGCCGAACACGTGCTGTGCGCGCGCCCGGAGCGGTGCGGCCGGGTCTACACCGGGGCGCTCCTCGGCGCCCCGGTCATCGGCGCCGAGAAGCGGCGCCTGGTGAGGGAGTTGCTGGCCCGGTACGCCGACATCGACCCGGCGGACTGCTACGGGTACGGGGACGACCCCTCCGACCTGCCGATGCTGGACGAGGTGGGCCACGCCGTCCGGGTGGGGGCGCTCGCCCGCGGCTAG
- a CDS encoding pyridoxal-phosphate dependent enzyme, translating to MTALPDRFCPADGTRVPGGSLEWACPVCRGPLDLDFSPTPAPLAALSGRVNSLWRYAESLPLPAPAISLGEGRTPLVELTPEVSAKLDFLMPTLSFKDRGAVVLAALAGHLGPDRVIADSSGNAGTAVAAYCARAGLPCTVYVPAGTPPRKLAQIGAHGARLEVVDGGRESTARAARAAAGTAGTFYASHVHNPYFLQGTKTYVHELWEDLGGRLPDALVVPVGNGTLLLGAALAVRELHAAGLIAKAPALYAVQAAAVAPLAEAWRAGAADLVGETPAAATSAEGIAIPRPPRARQILAAVREFRGSFLTVTDEQIAAARRDLAARGLYVEPTGVACWAAVRDGALDGRTAVVPLCGAGAKA from the coding sequence ATGACCGCACTGCCGGACCGCTTCTGTCCCGCCGACGGGACCCGCGTGCCCGGGGGGTCGCTGGAGTGGGCCTGTCCTGTCTGCCGTGGCCCGCTCGACCTGGACTTCTCCCCCACCCCGGCGCCCCTCGCCGCACTGTCCGGGCGCGTCAACTCCCTGTGGCGTTACGCGGAGTCCCTGCCGCTGCCCGCCCCCGCGATCTCGCTCGGTGAGGGCCGCACGCCCCTCGTGGAGCTGACCCCGGAAGTCTCGGCCAAGCTGGACTTCCTGATGCCGACGCTCTCCTTCAAGGACCGGGGCGCGGTCGTGCTCGCCGCCCTCGCGGGGCATCTCGGCCCGGACCGCGTCATCGCCGACAGCAGCGGCAACGCGGGCACGGCGGTCGCCGCGTACTGCGCGCGGGCCGGGCTCCCCTGCACCGTGTACGTCCCCGCCGGGACGCCGCCGAGGAAGCTGGCGCAGATCGGGGCGCACGGGGCGCGGCTGGAAGTCGTCGACGGCGGGCGGGAGTCGACCGCCCGCGCGGCCCGGGCCGCCGCCGGCACCGCCGGCACGTTCTACGCCTCGCACGTCCACAACCCCTACTTCCTCCAGGGCACCAAGACGTACGTACACGAGCTCTGGGAGGACCTGGGCGGCCGGCTGCCCGACGCGCTGGTGGTCCCCGTGGGCAACGGAACGCTGCTGCTAGGTGCCGCCCTCGCCGTGCGTGAGCTGCACGCGGCCGGGCTCATCGCGAAGGCGCCTGCGCTGTACGCGGTGCAGGCCGCGGCGGTGGCCCCGCTCGCCGAGGCCTGGCGGGCGGGCGCCGCGGACCTGGTCGGCGAGACCCCGGCGGCGGCCACCTCGGCGGAGGGCATCGCGATCCCGCGTCCGCCGCGCGCGCGGCAGATCCTGGCAGCGGTACGGGAGTTCAGGGGCTCCTTCCTCACCGTGACGGACGAGCAGATCGCGGCGGCCCGACGGGACCTGGCGGCGCGTGGCCTGTACGTGGAGCCCACCGGGGTGGCCTGCTGGGCGGCCGTGCGGGACGGAGCGCTCGACGGCCGGACGGCGGTGGTGCCGCTGTGTGGGGCGGGGGCGAAGGCCTAG
- a CDS encoding S8 family peptidase → MAVMRHNRRRLAGISATAVAALALGVVSALPATADARQADGRIENAGAPGTIKNSYIVSLDKDGPKARSAEGRALAKEYGAKIERTYDKALNGYAVELTEAEAKKFAADPAVDAVVQNRTFTASATQTNPPSWGLDRIDQKTLPLDQKYTYPDSAGEGVTAYVIDTGVRISHSDFGGRASYGYDAIDNDNTAQDGHGHGTHVAGTVAGTLHGVAKKAKIVGVRVLNNQGSGTTAQVVAGIDWVTKNAVKPAVANMSLGGGADSALDTAVRNSIASGITYAVAAGNESTDASTKSPARVAEAITVGATTSTDARASYSNYGSILDIFAPGSSITSSWNSSDSATNTISGTSMASPHVAGAAAIYVGQNPSATPAQVSSALVGASSTGVVTNPGSGSPNRLLNVTGGTTNPPGKKFTNDTDYAIQDNATAESPVTVTEVPGNAPAALSVPVTIQHTYIGDLQVQLIAPDGTAYTLKGYGTGGSADNINTTYTVNASSETANGTWKLRVSDNAAQDTGKIDSWSLQF, encoded by the coding sequence ATGGCAGTGATGCGTCATAACCGCCGAAGACTGGCCGGGATCAGCGCGACAGCGGTCGCGGCCCTCGCCCTCGGCGTCGTCTCCGCCCTCCCGGCCACCGCCGACGCGCGGCAGGCGGACGGCAGGATCGAGAACGCCGGCGCCCCCGGCACGATCAAGAACAGCTACATCGTGAGCCTCGACAAGGACGGCCCGAAGGCCCGCTCCGCCGAGGGCAGGGCCCTCGCGAAGGAGTACGGCGCCAAGATCGAGCGGACCTACGACAAGGCCCTCAACGGCTACGCGGTCGAGCTCACCGAGGCCGAGGCGAAGAAGTTCGCGGCCGACCCGGCCGTCGACGCGGTCGTCCAGAACCGGACGTTCACTGCCAGCGCCACCCAGACCAACCCGCCCTCGTGGGGCCTGGACAGGATCGACCAGAAGACCCTGCCGCTGGACCAGAAGTACACGTATCCGGACTCCGCGGGCGAGGGCGTCACCGCGTACGTCATCGACACCGGCGTCCGCATCAGCCACAGCGACTTCGGCGGCCGGGCCTCCTACGGCTATGACGCCATCGACAACGACAACACCGCGCAGGACGGCCACGGCCACGGCACCCACGTCGCGGGCACGGTCGCCGGGACCCTGCACGGCGTCGCCAAGAAGGCCAAGATCGTCGGCGTCCGCGTCCTGAACAACCAGGGCTCGGGCACCACCGCCCAGGTCGTCGCGGGCATCGACTGGGTGACGAAGAACGCCGTCAAGCCCGCCGTCGCCAACATGTCGCTCGGCGGCGGCGCCGACAGCGCGCTCGACACGGCCGTACGCAACTCCATCGCCTCCGGCATCACGTACGCCGTCGCGGCAGGCAACGAGTCGACCGACGCGTCGACGAAGTCGCCCGCGCGCGTGGCGGAGGCCATCACCGTCGGCGCCACGACCAGCACCGACGCCCGGGCCAGCTACTCCAACTACGGCAGCATCCTGGACATCTTCGCGCCGGGCTCCTCGATCACCTCGTCGTGGAACTCCAGCGACTCGGCGACCAACACCATCTCCGGTACGTCGATGGCGTCCCCGCACGTCGCCGGCGCCGCCGCCATCTACGTGGGCCAGAACCCGTCGGCGACCCCGGCACAGGTCTCCTCGGCCCTCGTCGGCGCCTCCTCGACCGGCGTCGTCACCAACCCCGGCTCCGGCTCGCCCAACCGCCTGCTGAACGTGACGGGCGGCACCACGAACCCGCCGGGCAAGAAGTTCACCAACGACACGGACTACGCGATCCAGGACAACGCCACGGCCGAGTCCCCGGTGACCGTGACCGAGGTGCCGGGCAACGCGCCCGCCGCCCTGAGCGTGCCGGTGACCATCCAGCACACCTACATCGGCGACCTCCAGGTCCAGCTGATCGCTCCGGACGGCACCGCCTATACCCTCAAGGGCTACGGCACCGGCGGCAGCGCGGACAACATCAACACCACGTACACCGTGAACGCCTCCTCGGAGACGGCCAACGGCACGTGGAAGCTGCGGGTCAGCGACAACGCGGCACAGGACACCGGGAAGATCGACTCCTGGAGCCTGCAGTTCTGA
- a CDS encoding GntR family transcriptional regulator: MTFGEQPAYLRVAGDLRKKIVDGSLPPHTRLPSQARIREEYGVSDTVALEARKVLMAEGLVEGRSGSGTYVRERPVPRRIARTGYRAVNGGSTPFRQEQAAEGARGTWESRSEQVEAGAAIAERLAIRQGDRVMCTKYVFRDAGEAMMLSTSWEPLAVTGRTPVMLPEEGPLGGCGVVERMAAIDVVVDNVAEEVGARPGLAEELTALGGVPGHVVLVVQRTYYASGRPVETADVVVPADRYCVAYHLPVK, encoded by the coding sequence GTGACTTTCGGTGAGCAGCCGGCGTATCTGCGCGTCGCGGGCGATCTGCGCAAGAAGATCGTCGACGGTTCGCTGCCGCCGCACACCCGGCTCCCCTCGCAGGCCAGGATCCGCGAGGAATACGGGGTCTCGGACACCGTCGCCCTGGAGGCGCGCAAGGTCCTGATGGCCGAGGGCCTGGTCGAGGGCCGCTCCGGTTCCGGCACGTACGTGCGCGAGCGCCCCGTCCCCCGCAGGATCGCCCGCACCGGCTACCGCGCGGTGAACGGCGGCTCGACCCCCTTCCGCCAGGAGCAGGCGGCCGAGGGTGCGCGCGGCACCTGGGAGTCGCGCAGCGAGCAGGTCGAGGCGGGCGCCGCGATCGCCGAGCGGCTCGCCATCCGCCAGGGCGACCGCGTGATGTGCACCAAGTACGTCTTCCGGGACGCGGGGGAGGCCATGATGCTCTCCACCTCCTGGGAGCCCCTCGCCGTCACGGGCCGCACCCCCGTGATGCTCCCCGAGGAAGGCCCCCTCGGCGGCTGCGGAGTCGTGGAGCGCATGGCGGCCATCGACGTGGTCGTGGACAACGTCGCGGAGGAGGTGGGCGCCCGGCCCGGCCTCGCGGAGGAGCTGACGGCGCTCGGCGGCGTCCCCGGCCACGTGGTCCTCGTCGTCCAGCGCACCTACTACGCCTCGGGCCGCCCGGTGGAGACGGCCGACGTCGTCGTCCCCGCCGACCGCTACTGCGTCGCCTACCACCTGCCCGTGAAGTGA
- a CDS encoding SPOR domain-containing protein, translated as MNDGTVTLPWLVIRQDDNGNRYRVGRFATKAEAQKIADSLDDRGHQQLYWIEKLNQNGGGR; from the coding sequence ATGAACGACGGGACGGTCACGCTGCCCTGGCTCGTCATCCGGCAGGACGACAACGGCAACCGCTACCGCGTCGGCAGGTTCGCCACGAAGGCCGAGGCCCAGAAGATCGCGGACAGTCTCGACGACCGCGGTCACCAGCAGCTGTACTGGATCGAGAAGCTGAATCAGAACGGCGGCGGGCGCTGA
- a CDS encoding (deoxy)nucleoside triphosphate pyrophosphohydrolase yields the protein MNERIVVGAALYDDGRLLAARRSAPPELAGGWELPGGKVEPGERGEDALVRELREELGVEAEVVERVPGQWPLAKGYVLRVWTARLLSGVAEPLQDHDELRWLAPDQVWSVDWLTADVPAVTAALAVARATH from the coding sequence ATGAACGAACGCATCGTGGTGGGCGCCGCCCTGTACGACGACGGACGCCTGCTCGCCGCGCGGCGCAGTGCGCCCCCCGAACTCGCGGGCGGCTGGGAGCTGCCCGGCGGCAAGGTCGAGCCCGGTGAGCGCGGTGAGGACGCGCTGGTGCGCGAGCTCCGCGAGGAACTGGGCGTCGAGGCGGAAGTGGTGGAGCGCGTGCCCGGACAGTGGCCGCTCGCCAAGGGGTACGTCCTGCGGGTCTGGACGGCCCGGCTCCTCTCGGGCGTCGCCGAGCCCCTCCAGGACCATGACGAGCTGCGCTGGCTCGCCCCCGACCAGGTGTGGTCGGTGGACTGGCTGACGGCGGATGTGCCTGCTGTGACGGCGGCGCTCGCCGTGGCGCGCGCCACGCACTGA
- a CDS encoding ATP-binding protein produces MIGVIDIEGDCAEWDFPADPGAVRTARHVVREQLGDWGLASLGDITALLVSELVTNSLRHASGPIGVRLVRPADPLGTLLVEVSDPLPDPPLARAAAPDDESGRGLQLVARSSRRWGTRQGRTGRTGKTVWFELALPG; encoded by the coding sequence GTGATCGGCGTGATCGACATCGAAGGCGACTGCGCCGAGTGGGACTTCCCCGCGGACCCCGGCGCGGTCCGCACCGCTCGCCATGTCGTCCGCGAGCAGCTCGGCGACTGGGGTCTCGCGTCCCTCGGTGACATCACCGCGTTGCTCGTGAGCGAGCTGGTCACCAACTCCCTGCGGCACGCCTCCGGGCCTATCGGCGTACGCCTCGTACGCCCCGCCGACCCGCTCGGCACCCTTCTCGTGGAGGTGTCCGACCCCCTGCCCGACCCGCCCCTGGCGCGCGCCGCCGCACCCGACGACGAGAGCGGACGCGGCCTCCAGCTCGTGGCCCGCTCCTCGCGGCGCTGGGGCACACGGCAGGGCAGGACGGGCAGGACGGGGAAGACGGTGTGGTTCGAGCTGGCGCTGCCGGGTTAG
- a CDS encoding SpoIIE family protein phosphatase codes for MSEIPAKATGPHGPSGDAQTERPSGDPAAGGPAGDVPGEAPGDVPADETWHSSPPGSIYDYIKVASFSIGPDGLVDQWSARAERLFGVPARDAVGKDPIEAFVPAELRAGGYRKMAEILDGREWTGVVPFRVPGEDGAGESGLEGVAEVYVMPTRTEDGERAAVCIVVDVRALRQIETDLAASQAIFGQSPFGFLLFGTDLRVQRANRRFAAVFGGGTEDHRGRTVHDYLPRHEADRMAAALKRVLETGDSVTDMQIVGPAPGSNDRRHWSINLYRVHSGSGRPIGVAGIGTDVTRRHAAAREAAHARRNLALLNEAGARIGNSLDLETTARELLDVAVPGFCDLASVDLYQGLLAGDETPPGLADGSAELRRVAFASAVADAPFPEGGAPVDVGAVHRFAFTSPCADALRAARPRLTTARDDGSASRLTGGLIQSTLAVPMIAHDTVVGLAQFSRTKGSEPFGERDRALAVELAARAAVCIDNARLYRREHERALILQRSLLPPGDPEASGLDIACRYLPGNAATEVGGDWFDVIELPGHRTALVVGDVMGRGLRAAVAMGELRTAVRTLALLDLEPAEVLSALDEIARGLGNPAGPQNTRAARKAADADLSEVYLATCVYAVYDAVTRRCTFANAGHLPPALVEPGDPGQVALMLDVPPGLPLGVGGEPFEDVEVELPEGALLALYTDGLVESRDHPLDEGLNAFVRALGDAPPALEDVCDHVLNSLDTHHGEDDIALLMARVQGLPAEHVGDWTLPRDPKSVGRARELACDQLRAWDLEPLCDTAELLVSELVTNALRYGEGEIRLRLLLDRTLVCEVWDGGFVQPRRRRARDTDEGGRGLQLVGLLSAAWGSRRTPRGKTVWFELPLPDGETEPMDAAEALLSLF; via the coding sequence GTGAGCGAGATACCAGCGAAGGCGACGGGGCCGCACGGGCCGTCGGGCGACGCGCAGACCGAGCGGCCGTCGGGCGATCCGGCGGCCGGCGGACCGGCCGGCGACGTGCCGGGCGAGGCCCCCGGCGACGTGCCGGCCGACGAGACGTGGCACAGCAGTCCGCCCGGTTCGATCTACGACTACATCAAGGTCGCCTCGTTCTCGATCGGCCCCGACGGCCTCGTCGACCAGTGGAGCGCGCGCGCCGAGCGGCTCTTCGGCGTGCCCGCGCGCGACGCCGTCGGCAAGGACCCCATCGAGGCCTTCGTCCCCGCCGAGCTGCGCGCCGGCGGCTACCGCAAGATGGCGGAGATCCTGGACGGACGGGAGTGGACGGGCGTCGTCCCCTTCCGTGTGCCCGGCGAGGACGGCGCCGGGGAATCCGGCCTGGAGGGCGTCGCCGAGGTCTACGTCATGCCGACCCGCACGGAGGACGGTGAGCGGGCCGCGGTCTGCATCGTCGTCGACGTCCGCGCGCTCCGGCAGATCGAGACGGACCTCGCCGCCTCGCAGGCCATTTTCGGCCAATCTCCCTTCGGCTTCCTGCTCTTCGGCACGGACCTGCGGGTCCAGCGTGCCAACCGCCGCTTCGCCGCCGTCTTCGGCGGTGGCACCGAGGACCACCGCGGCCGCACCGTCCACGACTACCTGCCGCGCCACGAGGCCGACCGCATGGCCGCCGCACTGAAGCGGGTCCTGGAGACCGGCGACTCCGTCACGGACATGCAGATCGTCGGCCCCGCGCCCGGCAGCAACGACCGCAGACACTGGTCGATCAACCTCTACCGCGTGCACAGCGGCTCCGGCCGCCCCATCGGGGTCGCGGGCATCGGCACCGACGTCACCCGGCGGCACGCCGCCGCCCGCGAGGCCGCCCACGCCCGCCGCAACCTCGCCCTCCTCAACGAGGCGGGCGCCCGCATAGGGAACTCCCTCGACCTGGAGACGACCGCCAGGGAACTCCTCGACGTCGCCGTCCCCGGCTTCTGCGACCTCGCCTCCGTCGACCTGTACCAAGGCCTGCTCGCCGGTGACGAGACCCCACCGGGCCTCGCCGACGGCAGCGCGGAACTGCGCCGCGTGGCCTTCGCGAGCGCCGTCGCCGACGCCCCGTTCCCGGAAGGGGGCGCGCCCGTCGACGTCGGCGCCGTGCACCGGTTCGCCTTCACCTCGCCCTGCGCCGACGCCCTGCGCGCGGCCCGGCCCCGGCTGACCACCGCGCGAGACGACGGCTCCGCGAGCCGCCTCACCGGCGGCCTCATCCAGTCGACGCTCGCCGTGCCGATGATCGCCCACGACACCGTGGTCGGCCTCGCCCAGTTCTCCCGTACGAAGGGCAGCGAACCCTTCGGTGAACGCGACCGCGCGCTCGCCGTCGAACTGGCCGCCCGCGCCGCCGTCTGCATCGACAACGCCCGCCTCTACCGCCGCGAACACGAACGCGCGCTGATCCTGCAACGCTCCCTGCTGCCCCCCGGCGACCCCGAGGCGTCCGGCCTGGACATCGCCTGCCGCTACCTGCCGGGCAACGCCGCCACGGAGGTGGGCGGCGACTGGTTCGATGTCATCGAGCTGCCGGGCCACCGCACCGCCCTGGTCGTCGGCGACGTCATGGGCCGCGGCCTGCGCGCCGCCGTCGCCATGGGGGAGCTGCGCACCGCCGTACGGACGCTGGCCCTGCTCGACCTGGAGCCCGCCGAGGTCCTCTCCGCCCTCGACGAGATCGCCCGCGGCCTCGGCAACCCCGCCGGGCCGCAGAACACCCGCGCGGCCCGCAAGGCGGCGGACGCGGACCTCAGCGAGGTCTACCTCGCCACCTGCGTCTACGCGGTCTACGACGCCGTCACCCGCCGCTGCACCTTCGCCAACGCGGGGCACCTGCCGCCCGCCCTGGTCGAGCCGGGAGACCCCGGGCAGGTCGCCCTCATGCTCGACGTCCCGCCCGGCCTGCCGCTCGGCGTCGGCGGCGAACCCTTCGAGGACGTGGAGGTCGAACTCCCCGAGGGAGCCCTCCTCGCGCTCTACACCGACGGCCTCGTCGAATCCCGCGACCACCCGCTGGACGAGGGGCTGAACGCGTTCGTACGCGCACTCGGCGACGCCCCGCCGGCCCTGGAGGACGTCTGCGACCACGTCCTGAACTCCCTCGACACCCACCACGGCGAGGACGACATCGCCCTGCTGATGGCCCGCGTCCAAGGGCTGCCGGCCGAGCACGTCGGCGACTGGACGCTGCCGCGCGACCCGAAGTCGGTGGGCCGCGCCCGTGAACTGGCCTGCGACCAGCTGCGCGCCTGGGACCTGGAACCGCTCTGCGACACGGCGGAACTGCTGGTCAGCGAACTCGTCACCAACGCCCTGCGGTACGGCGAGGGCGAGATCCGGCTGCGCCTCCTGCTTGACCGCACCCTGGTCTGCGAGGTCTGGGACGGCGGCTTCGTCCAGCCGCGCCGCCGCCGGGCACGCGACACCGACGAGGGCGGGCGCGGACTCCAGCTGGTCGGCCTGCTCAGCGCCGCGTGGGGCTCACGCAGGACCCCCCGGGGCAAGACGGTCTGGTTCGAACTCCCGCTGCCCGACGGGGAGACGGAGCCGATGGACGCGGCGGAGGCACTGCTCAGCCTGTTCTGA